One genomic window of Gracilinema caldarium DSM 7334 includes the following:
- a CDS encoding TetR/AcrR family transcriptional regulator: protein MLEAGEELLAQQGLPGFSMRKLGRLVGLSEAAIYRHFSNKDELVQTIIQRGYDRLLKTLEEILTDSSRSCIQKTVAAISAYINFALEQPDLFKVVVMQDAGPGKSQVNGLKRGISQSRKTFTLFVAVLSEGMKKGEFAPAPPEITAMTIWACLYGLASRLIIESPLDPELQNQIIQRFSQVILGGLIHGTSFTSL, encoded by the coding sequence TTGCTTGAAGCAGGTGAAGAGCTGTTAGCCCAGCAAGGACTACCGGGGTTTTCTATGCGAAAATTAGGGCGTCTTGTAGGTCTCAGCGAGGCTGCAATTTACCGGCATTTTTCTAACAAGGACGAGCTTGTTCAGACAATAATCCAGAGGGGCTATGACCGGCTTCTGAAAACCCTGGAGGAGATCCTAACCGATTCCAGTCGTTCTTGTATTCAAAAAACGGTTGCTGCTATTTCTGCGTATATCAATTTTGCATTAGAGCAACCGGACCTGTTTAAGGTGGTCGTGATGCAGGATGCGGGGCCTGGGAAATCCCAGGTGAATGGGCTTAAGCGGGGTATTAGCCAGTCCCGCAAAACCTTTACTTTATTCGTAGCTGTATTGTCAGAGGGGATGAAAAAGGGTGAATTTGCCCCGGCACCGCCCGAAATTACCGCCATGACGATTTGGGCCTGCCTGTATGGTCTTGCATCTCGCCTTATCATCGAGAGCCCCCTGGACCCGGAATTGCAGAATCAGATTATCCAGCGGTTTTCTCAGGTTATTCTGGGCGGTTTGATCCATGGGACCTCTTTTACATCTTTATAA
- a CDS encoding carbohydrate ABC transporter permease, translating into MKKRYNYESYIFNTVNGTIMVLFSVIMLYPFWNTVAVSFNEAVDTIRGGITLFPRRFTLQNYKMVFSTGAIFRAFFVSVARTVLNVLTNVFFTSMIAYVLSRPNFIFRRQFTVILVVSMYINAGLIPTYFLIKNLGLLNSFWVYVIPTMVSAFNFLVIRTFLRGIPESIIESVRIDGGSDYTIFFKIILPLSTPVLATVALFVAVGAWNSWFDTLIYASSKVKLHTLQYKLMEFLQSSQAQSRGAGDIGAMGLSQQSNMVTPMSIRAAITVVAAAPIIVVYPFIQKYFVIGMNLGSVKE; encoded by the coding sequence ATGAAGAAACGATATAATTACGAATCCTATATTTTTAATACAGTAAATGGTACCATTATGGTACTGTTTTCCGTAATTATGCTCTATCCTTTTTGGAATACGGTTGCTGTATCCTTTAACGAAGCGGTAGATACTATCCGTGGAGGCATTACCTTATTTCCAAGACGATTTACGCTGCAAAATTATAAAATGGTTTTTTCTACAGGTGCCATATTTCGTGCCTTTTTTGTTTCTGTTGCACGTACCGTTCTCAACGTCCTTACCAATGTTTTCTTTACGTCCATGATTGCCTATGTACTTTCAAGACCGAACTTTATTTTTAGAAGACAATTTACGGTTATTCTAGTAGTATCTATGTATATCAATGCTGGTTTAATTCCGACGTATTTTTTAATCAAGAATCTGGGATTACTGAACTCCTTTTGGGTATATGTTATCCCTACGATGGTGAGTGCCTTTAACTTTTTGGTTATTCGTACCTTTTTAAGAGGTATTCCCGAAAGCATTATTGAATCTGTTCGGATTGATGGAGGAAGCGATTATACCATTTTCTTTAAAATTATTCTGCCCTTAAGTACTCCTGTTCTTGCCACGGTAGCATTGTTTGTTGCTGTGGGTGCATGGAATTCCTGGTTCGATACACTCATCTATGCATCGAGTAAAGTTAAGTTACATACATTACAATATAAATTAATGGAGTTTTTACAGTCGAGCCAGGCCCAGTCTCGTGGTGCTGGCGATATTGGTGCCATGGGTTTATCGCAACAGTCTAACATGGTAACCCCCATGAGTATTCGAGCGGCAATTACGGTTGTTGCCGCAGCACCGATTATTGTGGTGTATCCTTTTATTCAAAAATACTTTGTTATCGGTATGAATCTGGGTAGTGTTAAAGAATAA
- a CDS encoding ABC transporter permease, which yields MAFQNFRPSKTFFQQEWVGLKWFRFLFSDPVFIRTIRNTFMMSIINTTLGFVSAISFALLLNEIKNVAFKRITQTISYLPHFLSWVIVTGLVATMLSVEDGAVNNVLQFLGIIKEPVLWLSEPKYFWGVIGATYVWKELGWNTIIYLAAIAGVDPTLYEAAEIDGCGRWRKMWYITLPSIKPTIIILIILSIGHILDAGFEMQYLLRNGLVQDVSDTIDIYVLMFGLQRSNYSLATAAGLFKNVVNMTLIFLANELVKRLGEERLI from the coding sequence ATGGCATTTCAAAATTTCCGTCCCTCGAAAACCTTTTTTCAACAGGAATGGGTTGGACTGAAATGGTTTCGCTTTCTATTTTCCGATCCAGTGTTTATACGAACGATACGAAATACCTTTATGATGAGTATTATCAATACCACATTAGGGTTTGTGTCCGCGATTTCTTTTGCCTTATTATTGAATGAAATTAAAAATGTTGCCTTTAAACGAATAACACAAACGATATCTTATCTTCCGCACTTTTTATCCTGGGTTATCGTCACAGGACTTGTGGCCACGATGCTGTCGGTAGAGGATGGAGCTGTAAATAATGTATTGCAATTTTTGGGAATTATTAAAGAACCGGTACTGTGGCTCTCAGAACCAAAATACTTTTGGGGTGTCATAGGTGCAACGTATGTTTGGAAAGAGCTAGGATGGAATACCATTATCTATCTTGCTGCTATTGCTGGTGTCGATCCCACGCTGTATGAAGCTGCAGAAATTGATGGCTGTGGTCGATGGCGAAAAATGTGGTATATCACACTTCCCAGCATCAAACCAACGATAATCATTCTCATTATTCTTAGTATTGGACATATTCTCGATGCAGGTTTTGAAATGCAATACTTGCTGCGAAATGGACTTGTACAGGATGTTTCAGATACTATAGATATTTATGTATTGATGTTTGGTTTGCAACGATCGAATTATTCATTAGCTACAGCGGCGGGGCTTTTTAAGAACGTGGTTAATATGACACTCATATTTTTAGCAAATGAACTGGTAAAACGTTTGGGTGAGGAACGGCTCATATGA